A section of the Pseudomonas flavescens genome encodes:
- a CDS encoding FimV family protein has protein sequence MVRVRKLVLAIAAATALSSGMAHALGVGELTLQSSLNQPLVAEIELLDVRDLSAAEMRPALASPEEFNKAGVDRQYFLTDLKFTPIVKPNGKSVIRVTSTKPVREPYLNFLVEVLWPNGRLLREYTLLLDPPLYSPQAAAAPQLPVAAPVPRSATPAATPPRAAAPAATPAAPRAGTAEPGGEYRTNTNDTLWEVAQRVRGNGSVHQAMLAIQDLNPDAFIGGNINRMKSGQVLRLPDAAQVASRSQSEALAQVGEQNSSWRQARSAPAAAGTRQIDATRRTGAGAAPAEVQAEDKLKLLAADSGKATAGSENGANNSTALSNQLAVTQESLDSTRRENDELKDRMTDLQSQLDKLQRLIQLKDNQLAKLQADVSAPAGQAAGAAGAAAESATAAAAPQGQAPAAPAGAPGSEASTPVAPTAEAPAAPTEPAGQTPLSGEPAAQTGTDSAPAAPADGATPAAEPAIAPAPAPAEPVAPEVAQAPEPVVAAPEPVEEDSALDNLLANPMLLGLIGGSLLLALLLVLLILSRRNARKEAEQEESLSVYQEDTHRFDSDLELPADSLNDLPDDLNAPLQPVSEERVTAQTGDALGEADIYIAYGRFNQAAELLHNAINDEPHRTDLRLKLMEVYAELGDREGFARQESELREIGGANAEVEQLKSRYPAMVALGGTAALAGAAAADDLDTFSLDDLALDEPARPVASQPASDDFDLDLDALEAEFAADPQAKQSADRFDEIDTLGLDSDLDLQAPEQPAASKDDAVAFDLDLGNEADNRQELGGELADFSLDLDSPNTPAAAQEDDFLLSLDDDADKAPANDFSSALADEKAQDDFGLPADFDLSLNEEAPAPTTGASFAAQLDDVTAELDLLAESLEQQGQLEPQELQADSSSLDDDEDFDFLSGTDETATKLDLARAYIDMGDTEGARDILDEVIAEGNDGQQQEARELIGKLV, from the coding sequence ATGGTTCGGGTTCGTAAACTGGTACTGGCTATCGCTGCGGCGACGGCGTTGTCTTCCGGTATGGCGCATGCGTTGGGTGTCGGCGAGCTGACGCTTCAGTCGTCTCTGAACCAGCCTCTGGTGGCAGAAATTGAACTGCTGGATGTTCGCGATCTTTCTGCGGCGGAAATGCGCCCTGCGCTCGCCTCGCCTGAAGAGTTCAACAAGGCCGGCGTCGATCGCCAGTATTTCCTGACCGACCTCAAGTTCACGCCTATCGTCAAACCCAACGGCAAGAGCGTGATTCGCGTCACTTCGACCAAGCCGGTTCGTGAACCCTACCTGAATTTCCTCGTGGAAGTGCTGTGGCCCAATGGCCGCCTGCTGCGTGAATACACGCTGCTGCTCGATCCGCCGCTTTATTCTCCGCAGGCTGCGGCTGCGCCGCAATTGCCTGTCGCTGCCCCCGTGCCGCGTTCAGCTACCCCCGCGGCGACGCCGCCACGTGCAGCAGCACCTGCGGCCACGCCTGCCGCCCCCCGTGCCGGGACCGCCGAGCCGGGCGGCGAATACCGCACCAACACCAATGACACCCTATGGGAAGTCGCCCAGCGCGTACGCGGCAACGGCAGCGTGCATCAGGCGATGCTCGCCATCCAGGACCTCAATCCGGATGCCTTCATCGGTGGCAACATCAACCGCATGAAGAGCGGCCAGGTGCTGCGCCTGCCCGATGCAGCGCAGGTTGCCAGTCGCAGCCAATCCGAAGCATTGGCCCAGGTCGGCGAACAGAACAGCTCCTGGCGCCAGGCGCGTAGCGCTCCGGCCGCCGCCGGCACCCGCCAGATCGATGCCACACGGCGTACCGGTGCTGGCGCTGCGCCTGCCGAAGTGCAGGCCGAAGACAAGCTCAAGCTGCTTGCCGCCGATTCAGGCAAGGCCACTGCTGGCAGTGAAAACGGCGCCAACAACAGTACCGCGCTGAGCAACCAGCTGGCAGTCACCCAGGAAAGCCTGGATTCGACCCGTCGTGAAAACGACGAGTTGAAAGACCGCATGACCGATCTGCAGAGTCAGCTCGACAAGCTGCAGCGGCTCATTCAACTGAAAGACAATCAGCTGGCCAAACTTCAGGCAGACGTCTCTGCACCTGCAGGTCAGGCCGCTGGTGCCGCAGGTGCCGCAGCAGAGTCGGCAACTGCGGCAGCGGCTCCCCAGGGGCAGGCTCCTGCCGCTCCGGCTGGCGCTCCAGGCAGCGAGGCTTCCACGCCTGTCGCACCGACGGCTGAAGCACCGGCTGCTCCGACCGAGCCTGCAGGCCAGACTCCTTTGAGCGGTGAGCCTGCTGCACAGACGGGTACCGATTCCGCCCCGGCTGCACCCGCCGATGGTGCTACCCCGGCCGCAGAACCCGCTATAGCCCCTGCGCCGGCCCCTGCCGAACCAGTTGCCCCTGAAGTTGCCCAGGCACCCGAGCCGGTAGTCGCCGCGCCCGAGCCGGTCGAAGAGGACAGCGCCCTCGACAACCTGCTGGCCAACCCGATGCTGCTGGGGTTGATCGGTGGCAGCCTGTTGCTGGCATTGCTGCTGGTGCTGTTGATCCTGTCGCGCCGCAATGCACGCAAGGAAGCCGAGCAGGAAGAGAGCCTTTCGGTGTATCAGGAAGACACCCATCGTTTCGATAGCGACCTGGAGCTGCCAGCCGACAGCCTGAACGATCTGCCGGACGACCTGAACGCTCCGCTGCAGCCTGTCAGTGAAGAGCGCGTTACTGCACAAACCGGTGACGCCCTCGGCGAGGCGGATATCTACATCGCTTACGGTCGCTTCAACCAGGCGGCCGAGCTGCTGCACAACGCCATCAACGACGAACCGCATCGCACCGATCTGCGCCTGAAACTGATGGAAGTCTATGCCGAACTGGGTGATCGCGAAGGTTTCGCTCGCCAGGAAAGCGAGCTGCGCGAGATTGGCGGTGCCAACGCCGAAGTCGAACAGCTGAAGAGCCGTTACCCAGCCATGGTCGCCCTTGGTGGCACCGCTGCGCTGGCGGGCGCTGCCGCCGCCGATGATCTGGACACCTTCAGTCTGGACGATCTGGCGCTGGACGAGCCTGCTCGACCCGTGGCATCGCAACCTGCCAGCGACGACTTCGATCTCGATCTGGATGCACTGGAAGCAGAGTTCGCCGCTGATCCGCAGGCCAAGCAGAGCGCTGACCGTTTCGACGAGATCGACACCCTGGGCCTGGATTCCGATCTGGATCTGCAGGCTCCCGAGCAACCGGCTGCCAGCAAGGACGACGCCGTGGCTTTCGATCTCGACCTCGGCAACGAAGCCGACAACCGTCAGGAGTTGGGCGGCGAACTGGCCGACTTCAGTCTCGACCTGGACTCGCCCAATACCCCGGCCGCTGCTCAGGAAGATGATTTCCTGCTGAGCCTCGATGACGACGCTGACAAGGCGCCAGCCAATGATTTCTCCTCCGCTCTGGCTGATGAGAAGGCCCAGGACGATTTCGGCTTGCCCGCTGATTTCGACCTGTCGCTCAACGAGGAAGCGCCGGCGCCGACCACGGGTGCCAGCTTCGCCGCCCAGCTCGACGACGTGACAGCCGAGCTCGATCTGCTGGCCGAAAGCCTCGAGCAGCAAGGTCAGCTGGAGCCGCAGGAACTGCAAGCGGATAGCTCATCGCTCGATGACGACGAGGATTTCGACTTCCTCTCCGGCACCGACGAGACCGCTACCAAGCTGGATCTGGCGCGGGCTTACATAGATATGGGCGATACCGAGGGTGCGCGTGACATCCTCGACGAAGTGATCGCTGAAGGTAACGATGGTCAGCAGCAGGAAGCGCGAGAGCTGATCGGCAAACTGGTTTGA
- a CDS encoding aspartate-semialdehyde dehydrogenase: MTSTFDIAIVGATGSVGESLLQILEERDFPVGDLHLLASSESAGRTLAYKGRNLRVRAVDGFDFRAVKLVFFAADQAVTLAHVDAVRKAGCSLIDITGALPCEQAPRVVPEVNAAALEGREAPFMLSSPSSVAVAVTLVLAALREQVSVRRLVIDAGLAVSSRGREGVSELARQTAELLNGRSFEPRLFDRQMAFNVLAQVDEPDAQGHGRLERRVNEDIKALFDDASLSVAVSCHQVPVFFGDSLSVTVQSSTPVELDKVIAALDAASGIERVDAGDYPTVIGDAVGQDEVYVGRVRRGLDDPSELTLWIVSDNVRKGAALNAVQLGELLIKHHL, from the coding sequence ATGACTTCTACCTTTGATATCGCCATCGTCGGCGCCACCGGCAGCGTTGGCGAATCCCTGCTGCAGATTCTCGAAGAGCGCGATTTTCCGGTCGGTGATCTGCATCTGCTCGCCAGCAGCGAATCTGCCGGCCGTACGCTAGCCTACAAGGGGCGCAACCTGCGTGTGCGTGCCGTGGACGGTTTCGATTTTCGCGCCGTGAAGCTGGTGTTCTTCGCCGCCGATCAGGCTGTGACCCTCGCCCATGTCGACGCGGTGCGCAAGGCGGGTTGCTCGTTGATCGACATAACGGGTGCCTTGCCGTGCGAGCAGGCTCCCCGCGTCGTGCCCGAGGTCAATGCCGCTGCGCTCGAGGGGCGTGAGGCGCCATTCATGCTCAGCAGCCCTTCCTCGGTCGCCGTGGCGGTAACGCTGGTGCTGGCCGCATTGAGAGAGCAGGTATCGGTGCGTCGGTTGGTGATCGACGCCGGGCTGGCGGTTTCCAGCCGTGGCAGGGAAGGGGTGTCCGAGCTGGCTCGGCAGACGGCCGAGTTGCTCAATGGCCGTTCGTTCGAGCCGCGTCTGTTCGATCGGCAGATGGCTTTCAACGTACTGGCCCAGGTAGACGAACCGGACGCGCAGGGGCACGGTCGCCTGGAACGCCGGGTGAACGAAGACATCAAGGCGTTGTTCGATGATGCCTCGCTGAGTGTCGCGGTCAGTTGTCACCAGGTGCCGGTTTTCTTCGGCGACAGCTTGAGCGTGACAGTTCAGTCATCTACACCTGTAGAGCTGGACAAGGTCATTGCAGCGCTGGATGCGGCATCCGGCATAGAACGGGTCGATGCTGGGGATTATCCGACCGTCATCGGCGATGCCGTTGGCCAGGATGAGGTGTACGTAGGCCGCGTGCGGCGCGGTTTGGACGACCCCAGCGAGCTCACTTTGTGGATTGTGTCTGATAATGTGCGAAAAGGTGCGGCTTTGAATGCCGTGCAACTGGGCGAGTTATTGATAAAACACCATCTGTAA
- the asd gene encoding aspartate-semialdehyde dehydrogenase has protein sequence MKRVGLIGWRGMVGSVLMQRMLEEQDFDLIEPVFFTTSNVGGQGPAIGKETETLKDAYSIDELKGLDVILTCQGGDYTNEVFPKLREAGWKGYWIDAASSLRMADDAVIVLDPVNRKVIDHQLDLGTRNYIGGNCTVSLMLMALGGLYEAGLVEWMSAMTYQAASGAGAQNMRELIKQMGAVNASVADDLADPASAILDIDRKVAEAMRGDVFPVDNFGVPLAGSLIPYIDKELPNGQSREEWKAQAETNKILGRFKNPIPVDGICVRIGAMRCHSQALTIKLNKDVPLSDIEGLISQHNPWVKLVPNHREASIRDLGPTAVTGTLSVPVGRLRKLNMGSQYLGAFTVGDQLLWGAAEPLRRMLRILLER, from the coding sequence ATGAAACGTGTAGGTCTTATCGGTTGGCGTGGCATGGTGGGTTCCGTGCTCATGCAGCGCATGCTGGAAGAACAGGATTTCGATCTGATCGAGCCGGTGTTCTTCACTACTTCCAATGTCGGCGGCCAGGGCCCGGCCATCGGCAAGGAAACCGAAACGCTCAAGGATGCCTACAGCATCGATGAGCTGAAAGGTCTGGACGTGATTCTCACCTGCCAGGGTGGCGACTACACCAACGAAGTCTTCCCCAAGCTGCGCGAAGCCGGCTGGAAAGGCTACTGGATCGATGCGGCGTCCTCGCTGCGCATGGCCGACGACGCGGTGATCGTGCTCGACCCGGTCAACCGCAAGGTCATCGACCATCAACTCGACCTGGGCACACGCAACTACATCGGTGGCAACTGCACCGTCAGCCTGATGCTGATGGCGCTGGGTGGTCTCTACGAAGCCGGCTTGGTCGAGTGGATGAGCGCCATGACCTATCAGGCGGCCTCGGGTGCCGGCGCGCAGAACATGCGCGAGCTGATCAAGCAGATGGGCGCGGTCAACGCCAGTGTCGCCGACGACCTGGCCGACCCGGCCAGCGCCATCCTCGACATCGACCGCAAGGTGGCCGAGGCCATGCGTGGTGATGTCTTTCCGGTCGACAACTTCGGCGTGCCGCTGGCCGGCAGCCTGATTCCCTACATCGACAAGGAGCTGCCTAACGGCCAGAGCCGTGAAGAGTGGAAGGCCCAGGCGGAAACCAACAAGATTCTCGGTCGTTTCAAGAACCCGATCCCGGTCGACGGCATCTGCGTGCGCATCGGCGCCATGCGCTGCCACAGCCAGGCGCTGACCATCAAGCTGAACAAGGACGTACCGCTGTCCGACATCGAAGGGCTGATCAGCCAGCACAACCCCTGGGTCAAGCTGGTGCCGAACCATCGTGAAGCGAGCATTCGTGACCTCGGCCCGACTGCCGTTACCGGTACGTTGAGCGTACCGGTGGGGCGCTTGCGCAAGCTCAACATGGGCTCGCAGTACCTGGGCGCCTTCACCGTGGGTGACCAGCTGTTGTGGGGGGCGGCCGAGCCGCTGCGCCGCATGCTGCGGATCCTGCTGGAACGTTGA
- the leuB gene encoding 3-isopropylmalate dehydrogenase: protein MSKQILVLPGDGIGPEIMAEAVKVLRLANDKFALDVELSFDELGGAAVDKYGVPLADETLERARAADAVLLGAVGGPKWDKIDPAIRPERGLLKIRSQLGLFANLRPAILYPQLADASSLKPEVVAGLDILIVRELTGGIYFGQPRESKVLDNGERMAYDTLPYSESEIRRIAKVGFDMARVRGNKLCSVDKANVLASSQLWRAVVEEVAKDYPDVELSHMYVDNAAMQLVRAPKQFDVMVTDNMFGDILSDEASMLTGSIGMLPSASLDANNKGMYEPCHGSAPDIAGQGIANPLATILSVSMMLRYSFNQAQAADAIELAVSRVLDQGLRTGDIHSAGTTKVGTAAMGDAVVEALRSL from the coding sequence ATGAGCAAGCAGATTCTGGTTCTCCCCGGCGACGGTATCGGTCCTGAAATCATGGCCGAAGCGGTCAAGGTGCTGCGTCTGGCCAACGACAAGTTCGCGCTGGACGTCGAACTGTCGTTCGACGAATTGGGTGGCGCTGCGGTGGACAAATACGGTGTGCCCCTGGCAGACGAAACCCTGGAGCGCGCACGCGCTGCCGATGCCGTACTGCTTGGCGCAGTGGGTGGGCCGAAGTGGGACAAGATCGACCCGGCCATCCGTCCGGAGCGCGGTCTGCTGAAAATCCGTTCGCAGTTGGGCCTGTTCGCCAACCTGCGTCCGGCGATCCTCTATCCGCAGCTGGCCGATGCGTCCTCGCTCAAGCCCGAAGTGGTCGCTGGCCTGGACATCCTCATCGTGCGTGAGCTGACCGGTGGCATCTATTTCGGCCAGCCCCGCGAGAGCAAAGTGCTCGATAATGGCGAGCGCATGGCCTACGACACGCTGCCCTACAGCGAAAGCGAGATCCGTCGCATCGCCAAGGTCGGTTTCGACATGGCTCGCGTGCGGGGCAACAAGCTGTGCTCGGTGGACAAGGCCAACGTGCTGGCGTCCAGCCAGCTGTGGCGTGCCGTGGTCGAGGAAGTGGCCAAGGATTACCCGGATGTCGAACTGAGCCATATGTACGTCGACAACGCTGCCATGCAGCTGGTGCGCGCACCCAAGCAGTTCGACGTGATGGTCACCGACAACATGTTCGGCGACATCCTGTCCGACGAAGCGTCGATGCTCACCGGCTCCATCGGTATGCTGCCGTCCGCTTCGCTGGATGCCAACAACAAGGGCATGTACGAGCCGTGTCACGGTTCGGCGCCGGATATCGCCGGGCAGGGCATTGCCAACCCGTTGGCGACCATCCTGTCGGTGTCCATGATGCTGCGTTACAGCTTCAACCAAGCTCAGGCCGCCGATGCCATCGAACTGGCCGTGAGCCGCGTGCTCGATCAGGGCCTGCGTACCGGTGACATCCACTCGGCAGGTACGACCAAGGTCGGCACCGCGGCAATGGGTGATGCGGTAGTCGAAGCGCTGCGTAGTCTGTAA
- a CDS encoding class I SAM-dependent methyltransferase, translating into MSGHEQVVQRQFGEQANAYLNSAVHAQGSEFALLQAEVAGRGDARVLDMGCGAGHVSFQVAPLVGDVVAYDLSAQMLAVVDKAAAERGLNNLRTVHGAAESLPFADGEFDFVFSRYSAHHWSDLAVALRDVRRVLKPGGVAAFIDVASPGRPLLDTYLQSVEVLRDTSHVRDYSVSEWLQRISEAGLQVRSHTRQRLRLEFASWVERMRTPAVMREAIRALQAAVGEEVRDYFEIAADGSFSTDVLVLWAEK; encoded by the coding sequence ATGTCAGGTCACGAGCAGGTGGTGCAACGCCAGTTTGGCGAGCAGGCCAACGCTTATCTCAATAGCGCCGTGCATGCACAGGGCAGCGAGTTCGCCCTGTTGCAGGCCGAGGTAGCGGGGCGAGGCGATGCCCGCGTGCTGGATATGGGCTGTGGCGCCGGGCATGTCAGCTTTCAGGTCGCGCCGCTGGTTGGCGACGTGGTGGCTTACGACCTCTCCGCGCAGATGCTCGCAGTGGTCGACAAGGCTGCCGCCGAGCGGGGCTTGAACAACCTGCGTACGGTGCATGGCGCTGCGGAGTCGCTTCCATTTGCCGATGGCGAGTTCGATTTCGTGTTCAGTCGCTACTCGGCCCATCACTGGAGCGACCTGGCGGTTGCCCTGCGCGACGTGCGGCGGGTGCTCAAGCCCGGTGGTGTGGCGGCGTTCATCGATGTTGCCTCGCCGGGCAGGCCGCTGCTCGATACCTACTTGCAGAGCGTTGAAGTGCTGCGCGATACCAGCCATGTGCGTGACTACTCGGTGTCTGAATGGCTGCAGCGGATCAGCGAAGCGGGTTTGCAGGTGCGCAGCCACACCCGGCAGCGTCTGCGGCTGGAGTTCGCGTCGTGGGTCGAGCGCATGCGTACGCCTGCGGTCATGCGCGAGGCCATTCGCGCCTTGCAGGCTGCGGTGGGCGAGGAAGTGCGCGATTACTTCGAGATCGCTGCCGATGGCTCGTTCAGCACCGATGTGCTGGTGCTCTGGGCGGAAAAATAA
- the leuD gene encoding 3-isopropylmalate dehydratase small subunit produces MTPFTQHTGLVAPLDRANVDTDQIIPKQFLKSIKRTGFGPNLFDEWRYLDVGQPNQDNSNRPINKDFVLNFPRYQGASVLLARENFGCGSSREHAPWALDEYGFRTVIAPSFADIFFNNSFKNGLLPIILAEEEVDALFEQAEAQEGYQLTVDLAAQTVTRPDGVQYRFEVDAFRKHCLLNGLDDIGLTLQDADAIRAFEVGYQQRQPWLFGAIK; encoded by the coding sequence ATGACACCTTTCACTCAACACACCGGCCTGGTCGCTCCGCTGGATCGCGCCAACGTCGACACCGACCAGATCATCCCCAAGCAGTTTCTCAAGTCGATCAAGCGTACCGGCTTTGGCCCAAACCTGTTCGATGAGTGGCGTTATCTGGATGTCGGGCAGCCGAATCAGGACAACTCCAATCGGCCGATCAACAAGGACTTCGTGCTCAACTTTCCGCGCTATCAGGGCGCCAGCGTGCTGCTGGCGCGCGAGAACTTCGGCTGTGGCTCGAGCCGTGAGCACGCCCCCTGGGCGCTGGACGAGTACGGTTTCCGTACCGTGATCGCACCGAGCTTCGCCGATATCTTCTTCAACAACAGCTTCAAGAATGGCCTGCTGCCGATCATTCTGGCTGAGGAGGAGGTCGATGCCCTGTTCGAACAGGCCGAGGCTCAGGAAGGCTATCAACTGACCGTCGACCTGGCGGCGCAGACCGTCACTCGACCCGATGGCGTGCAGTACCGCTTCGAAGTCGATGCCTTTCGCAAGCACTGCCTGCTCAACGGCCTCGATGACATCGGCCTGACCCTGCAGGACGCCGATGCGATTCGCGCGTTCGAAGTCGGTTACCAGCAGCGTCAGCCCTGGTTGTTCGGCGCGATCAAGTAA
- the leuC gene encoding 3-isopropylmalate dehydratase large subunit — MAGKTLYDKLWEMHEVKRRDDGSSLIYIDRHILHEVTSPQAFEGLRLAQRKPWRIDANIATPDHNVPTTRAERQGGLEAIADEVSRIQVQTLDENCDDFGILEFKMNDVRQGIVHVVGPEQGATLPGMTVVCGDSHTSTHGAFGALAHGIGTSEVEHVLATQCLVAKKMKNMQVRVEGKLPFGVTAKDIVLAVIGKIGTAGGNGHALEFAGSAIRELSLEGRMTICNMSIEAGARVGLVAVDEKTLDYVKGRPYSPKGEHWEQAVAVWRDLVSDADAHFDTVVELRAEDIKPQVSWGTSPEMVLAVDQNVPDPARENDPVKKDSITRALKYMGLAANQPITDIQLDRVFIGSCTNSRIEDLRAAAEVAKGRKVASTIKQALVVPGSGLVKAQAESEGLDKIFIEAGFEWREPGCSMCLAMNPDKLGNGEHCASTSNRNFEGRQGAGGRTHLVSPAMAAAAAVTGRFIDVRELIQA, encoded by the coding sequence ATGGCAGGCAAGACGCTCTACGACAAGTTGTGGGAAATGCACGAAGTGAAGCGACGCGACGATGGTTCGTCGCTGATCTACATCGACCGCCACATTCTTCACGAAGTGACGTCGCCCCAGGCCTTCGAAGGTCTGCGTCTGGCTCAGCGCAAGCCGTGGCGCATCGATGCCAACATTGCTACGCCCGACCATAACGTGCCGACCACCCGCGCCGAGCGCCAGGGCGGCCTCGAGGCCATCGCCGACGAGGTCTCGCGCATTCAGGTGCAGACCCTGGACGAGAACTGCGACGACTTCGGCATCCTCGAATTCAAGATGAACGACGTGCGCCAGGGCATCGTTCACGTGGTCGGCCCGGAGCAGGGGGCTACCCTGCCGGGCATGACCGTGGTCTGCGGTGACTCGCATACCTCTACCCACGGCGCTTTCGGTGCGCTGGCCCATGGCATCGGCACGTCCGAGGTCGAGCACGTGCTCGCCACCCAGTGCCTGGTCGCCAAGAAGATGAAGAACATGCAGGTGCGGGTCGAGGGCAAATTGCCGTTCGGCGTCACTGCCAAGGACATCGTGCTCGCGGTGATCGGCAAGATCGGCACCGCCGGCGGCAATGGCCACGCGCTGGAGTTCGCCGGCAGCGCGATCCGTGAGCTGTCCCTCGAAGGGCGCATGACCATCTGCAACATGTCGATCGAGGCCGGTGCCCGTGTCGGCCTGGTCGCGGTGGATGAAAAGACTCTGGACTACGTCAAGGGTCGCCCGTATTCGCCGAAAGGTGAGCACTGGGAGCAGGCGGTCGCCGTATGGCGTGACCTGGTGTCCGACGCCGACGCGCATTTCGACACCGTGGTCGAGCTGCGTGCCGAAGACATCAAGCCGCAGGTCAGCTGGGGGACTTCCCCCGAGATGGTCCTGGCCGTCGATCAGAACGTCCCGGATCCGGCCCGTGAAAACGACCCGGTGAAAAAGGATTCGATCACCCGCGCCCTCAAATACATGGGCCTTGCCGCCAACCAGCCGATCACCGATATCCAGCTCGATCGCGTGTTCATCGGTTCGTGCACCAACTCGCGCATCGAAGACCTGCGTGCCGCCGCTGAAGTGGCCAAGGGGCGCAAGGTCGCCAGCACCATCAAGCAGGCGCTGGTCGTTCCAGGCTCCGGTCTGGTAAAGGCCCAAGCGGAAAGCGAAGGGCTGGACAAGATCTTCATCGAGGCCGGTTTCGAATGGCGTGAGCCAGGCTGCTCCATGTGCCTGGCGATGAACCCGGACAAACTCGGCAACGGCGAGCATTGCGCGTCGACCTCCAACCGCAACTTCGAAGGCCGCCAGGGCGCCGGTGGCCGTACCCACCTGGTCAGCCCGGCCATGGCTGCCGCCGCTGCGGTGACCGGTCGCTTCATCGACGTTCGCGAATTGATCCAGGCCTGA
- a CDS encoding LysR family transcriptional regulator has product MDLATLNAFIAIAELGSFSEAAIRLHLTQPAVSKRIASLEQQLRVRLFDRLGREVSLTEAGRALLPRAYQILNVLEDTRRALTNLNGEITGRLTLATSHHIGLHRLPPLLRAFTRAHPQVALDIQFLDSEVAYDEVFHGRAELAVITLAPDTREPVRAVAVWDDPLDFVTAPEHPLAQSSGVTLADVALHPAVFPGGNTFTHHIVQRLFEAEDLTPNIAMSTNYLETIKMMVSIGLAWSVLPRTMLDDQVARLPLPGIQLSRQLGYIVHTERTLSNAARAFMQLLDSHRDSLAFAPGQRLT; this is encoded by the coding sequence ATGGATCTCGCCACCCTCAACGCGTTTATCGCCATTGCCGAACTTGGCAGCTTTTCCGAGGCGGCCATACGCCTGCATCTCACTCAACCCGCGGTGAGCAAACGGATCGCCAGCCTGGAGCAACAGCTACGGGTACGCCTCTTCGACCGCCTGGGCCGCGAAGTGAGCCTGACCGAGGCCGGCCGCGCCTTGCTGCCACGCGCCTACCAGATTCTCAACGTACTGGAGGACACCCGCCGCGCGCTGACCAACCTCAACGGCGAGATCACCGGCCGCCTGACGCTCGCCACCAGTCACCACATCGGCTTGCACCGCCTGCCGCCGCTGCTGCGCGCCTTCACCCGCGCGCACCCCCAGGTCGCTCTGGACATCCAGTTTCTCGATTCCGAGGTGGCCTATGACGAGGTGTTCCATGGGCGCGCCGAGCTGGCGGTCATCACGCTGGCGCCGGATACCCGTGAGCCGGTACGCGCCGTGGCGGTGTGGGACGACCCTCTGGACTTCGTAACCGCCCCGGAGCATCCGCTGGCGCAGAGCAGCGGCGTGACGCTGGCCGATGTCGCCCTGCACCCGGCGGTGTTTCCCGGTGGCAATACCTTCACCCACCACATCGTGCAGCGCCTGTTCGAGGCCGAAGACCTGACCCCCAATATCGCCATGAGCACCAACTATCTGGAAACCATCAAGATGATGGTGTCCATCGGTCTGGCCTGGAGCGTGCTGCCACGCACCATGCTCGATGATCAGGTCGCACGCCTGCCTTTGCCGGGCATTCAGCTGTCGCGCCAACTGGGCTACATCGTGCACACGGAACGTACGCTGTCCAACGCTGCCAGGGCCTTCATGCAGTTGCTCGACAGTCATCGTGACAGCCTTGCTTTCGCGCCCGGGCAAAGGCTAACTTGA